Proteins encoded within one genomic window of Nordella sp. HKS 07:
- a CDS encoding Hsp20/alpha crystallin family protein, with translation MASSFSDPFAALFALQRALDSRLESNWMSAGTAGRGSYPPINIFQHGDDFVAVIELPGIDKNDIQIEAKESTIRISGKKTINYDAAASMHRRERTWGAFDRTISIPTQIDPNSIRAEYGDGVLALFIPRAESQKPRAIKVS, from the coding sequence ATGGCTTCCAGCTTTAGCGATCCGTTTGCGGCGCTGTTTGCTCTACAAAGAGCTTTAGATTCGCGCTTGGAAAGCAATTGGATGAGTGCCGGGACTGCTGGTAGGGGCAGCTACCCACCGATCAACATTTTCCAGCATGGAGACGATTTCGTTGCGGTCATTGAGCTACCAGGTATTGATAAGAACGACATTCAAATAGAGGCAAAGGAGAGCACGATCCGAATATCCGGCAAGAAGACGATCAATTACGACGCAGCGGCCAGCATGCACAGGCGGGAACGCACTTGGGGTGCTTTCGATAGGACGATCTCGATCCCAACTCAGATTGATCCGAACAGCATCAGAGCGGAGTACGGCGACGGTGTGCTCGCTCTATTCATACCGCGGGCGGAAAGCCAGAAGCCGCGAGCGATTAAGGTCTCATGA
- a CDS encoding Hsp20/alpha crystallin family protein, translated as MVEQELSVQQKREVEKKQERTIPARVFLPVTDIFETDEALTVVLEMPGVDKQNVDVMVENDVLTIEGRIDFSKYQELQPVYTEYNIGNYARSFEISSKIKQDGISAELKDGVMTLVLPKADTAKARKIKVG; from the coding sequence ATGGTTGAACAAGAACTGAGCGTTCAACAGAAACGTGAAGTTGAGAAGAAGCAAGAACGCACGATACCTGCACGCGTATTCTTGCCGGTGACCGATATCTTCGAGACCGACGAAGCCCTGACAGTGGTTCTGGAGATGCCCGGCGTTGACAAGCAGAACGTGGACGTCATGGTCGAGAATGATGTTTTGACAATCGAGGGGCGGATTGACTTTTCAAAATACCAGGAGTTGCAACCAGTCTATACCGAATACAACATTGGCAATTATGCTCGCAGCTTCGAGATCTCGAGCAAGATCAAACAAGACGGAATCAGCGCAGAGCTGAAAGATGGCGTGATGACGCTCGTTCTGCCCAAAGCCGACACAGCAAAAGCTCGGAAGATTAAGGTGGGTTGA
- a CDS encoding DUF5681 domain-containing protein: MIADAIKEVSGRNGMVLDLSGSSGSPLIAAPKTGKRAYLCEYAPLYCDRIIWRWEPYAKNVAVQLACGLGEGIMSSRPQNDHRTRQARNALAIRPAAYDVGHARSLAQHRFRKGQSGNPRGRPKGAKNKLPAPGEERLKQILLEETYRPD; this comes from the coding sequence ATGATTGCGGACGCGATCAAGGAGGTATCCGGCCGCAACGGCATGGTCCTCGATCTCTCCGGCAGCAGCGGTTCGCCCCTCATCGCAGCCCCTAAGACGGGGAAGCGCGCCTATCTCTGCGAATACGCTCCCCTCTATTGCGATCGCATAATTTGGCGATGGGAACCCTATGCGAAGAACGTGGCCGTCCAGCTGGCCTGCGGTCTGGGCGAAGGTATCATGTCGTCGAGGCCGCAAAATGACCATCGAACACGACAAGCACGAAATGCACTCGCCATCAGGCCCGCTGCATATGACGTGGGCCATGCCAGGTCGCTTGCCCAGCATCGCTTCAGGAAGGGCCAATCCGGCAATCCTCGCGGTCGGCCCAAGGGAGCGAAGAACAAGTTGCCGGCTCCTGGCGAGGAACGACTCAAGCAAATCCTACTGGAGGAAACCTACCGCCCAGATTAG